From a single Georhizobium profundi genomic region:
- a CDS encoding acyltransferase family protein codes for MIQDHLQPGRNSLNLVRLIAAFAVIVSHSYPILAGDDALEPLDTWLAFNLGQQAVGVFFVISGLTLARSWELDSNGLRFLMKRGLRIFPALIGFGFVFSVLIGPFFTSAGVTDYFSDPATLLYPITVPLFFDNATPPLGVFSSAAMAGTVNVPFWTIEYELLAYLTFAVLSVWGSLNRVHQIGSLLIGLGVLSLVGEAGLFDYVHSSAPHIVRFAACFLSGVLLYRLRDQIWRSPVFLPIAIAFGALINDQPGGIIAATAISVSVVVGVGFYTYGQITHWSQRTDISYGVYIYGWAVQQVVAAIWPDMAVAWLVLTSLSLVTLAGVLSWTLVERPAMRFKSSIMRSKRIVAEGAAE; via the coding sequence ATGATCCAGGACCATCTGCAACCCGGACGCAACTCGCTCAATCTCGTCAGGCTTATCGCTGCATTTGCCGTCATCGTCTCCCACAGCTACCCAATTCTGGCCGGCGATGATGCACTTGAACCGTTGGACACATGGCTGGCATTTAATCTGGGACAGCAGGCGGTAGGTGTCTTCTTCGTTATTTCAGGCCTGACACTCGCACGAAGCTGGGAGCTTGATTCAAATGGCCTAAGATTTTTGATGAAGCGGGGTTTGCGGATATTTCCTGCCCTTATCGGGTTTGGATTCGTCTTCAGCGTTTTGATCGGTCCTTTTTTCACTAGCGCAGGTGTCACTGATTATTTTTCAGATCCGGCCACACTCCTCTATCCAATCACGGTGCCCCTGTTTTTTGATAACGCGACTCCGCCGCTTGGCGTATTTTCGAGCGCTGCAATGGCGGGGACTGTCAACGTCCCATTTTGGACCATCGAATACGAACTGCTTGCATACCTGACCTTTGCCGTGCTTTCGGTCTGGGGCAGCCTGAACAGGGTCCATCAGATTGGTTCGCTTCTGATTGGGTTGGGCGTTCTATCGCTTGTCGGCGAAGCTGGTCTCTTCGACTACGTCCATTCAAGCGCCCCACATATTGTTCGGTTCGCTGCCTGTTTTCTTTCAGGTGTTTTGCTCTATCGGCTTCGAGACCAAATTTGGCGGTCGCCGGTGTTTCTTCCCATCGCAATTGCGTTCGGCGCACTCATCAATGACCAACCAGGAGGTATAATCGCTGCCACAGCGATTTCCGTGTCGGTGGTGGTCGGGGTCGGCTTCTATACATACGGCCAGATCACCCACTGGAGCCAGAGGACAGACATTTCATATGGCGTGTACATTTACGGTTGGGCGGTTCAGCAGGTTGTGGCAGCTATCTGGCCAGACATGGCGGTGGCCTGGCTCGTCTTAACCTCTCTGTCGCTCGTGACGCTTGCGGGCGTACTGTCATGGACCCTGGTTGAGAGGCCGGCGATGCGTTTCAAGAGCAGCATTATGAGATCAAAGCGGATAGTGGCCGAAGGAGCTGCAGAGTAA
- a CDS encoding cupredoxin domain-containing protein, which produces MKTVAAAGLVLLAATAANAGPGHSGDHDEMAVGKPGNAAQVDRTVEIRMHETDDGQMLFEPASLEVSRGETIRFALANDGALDHEFVLDDPAKNQEHKEVMQRFPEMEHDDPNSARLAPGANGEIVWTFTNEGTFEFACLIPGHYESGMHAAVEVIDGNAAN; this is translated from the coding sequence ATCAAAACAGTCGCAGCCGCAGGCCTCGTTCTGCTCGCAGCCACCGCCGCCAATGCCGGCCCCGGTCATTCCGGAGACCATGACGAAATGGCGGTCGGCAAGCCGGGAAACGCCGCTCAAGTGGATCGCACAGTCGAGATCCGCATGCATGAAACAGATGATGGCCAAATGCTATTCGAGCCAGCTTCCCTTGAAGTCAGTCGCGGCGAAACCATCCGCTTCGCTCTGGCTAACGACGGAGCTCTCGATCACGAATTCGTCCTCGACGATCCGGCGAAAAACCAGGAGCACAAGGAAGTTATGCAGCGTTTCCCAGAGATGGAGCACGATGATCCCAACTCAGCCCGCCTTGCTCCTGGCGCAAACGGCGAAATCGTCTGGACCTTCACAAACGAAGGGACGTTCGAGTTCGCTTGTTTGATCCCTGGACACTACGAATCCGGCATGCATGCCGCTGTCGAAGTCATCGACGGCAATGCCGCCAATTGA
- a CDS encoding copper-binding protein, with amino-acid sequence MTNIKALLTAATIFSAVSFTAHAQEFTRGTVKEIKADQEKVTVIHEELANLDMPAMTMVFNVADPAMLEQMSEGSEILFVADRVRGKLTIVDIQ; translated from the coding sequence ATGACCAATATCAAGGCACTTTTGACTGCGGCGACAATCTTCTCCGCCGTAAGCTTCACCGCACACGCACAGGAATTCACGCGTGGCACCGTGAAGGAAATCAAAGCTGACCAGGAAAAGGTGACTGTTATCCACGAAGAGTTGGCGAACCTCGACATGCCGGCGATGACCATGGTCTTCAACGTCGCTGATCCGGCAATGCTGGAGCAAATGAGCGAAGGTTCCGAGATCCTTTTTGTAGCCGATCGTGTGCGCGGCAAGCTTACGATCGTCGATATTCAGTAA
- a CDS encoding heavy metal translocating P-type ATPase, which translates to MEKPVSEQVPLVHRDPVCGMRTDKFSDARSVLYDEHTYCFCSDLCQTKFSDDPQAYLTAEDPVCGMIIERAASPYVVNRDSLQHFFCSKTCHDKFQANPAHYLQSGKAAPMPEGTQYTCPMHPEIVRDAPGSCPICGMALEPMGVPTGDEGPNPELVDFTRRFWVSAALSVPLIAITMGPMVGLPFRDWMGHQTAIWIEFFLATPVVLWAALPFFARARQSFVNRSPNMWTLIGLGVGAAYLYSVVATFFPGAFPASFRMHGGQVPVYYEAAAVIITLVFLGQVLELRARERTGSAIRALLDLAPKTALRIRDDGDEEEVPLDAVVGGDRLRIRPGDSVPVDGKVVEGRSSVDESMISGEPVPVEKVAGDPLTGGTLNKNGTLVMDAERVGSETMLSRIVEMVAKAQRSRAPIQGLADRVSFYFVPTVVVIAVIAFIVWAVAGPSPSMIFAFVSAVSVLIIACPCALGLATPMSIMTATGRGAQAGVLIKDAEALERFAKVDTLIVDKTGTLTEGRPNLTDLVTAQGISEDDLLRLAAGLERGSEHPLAEAIVAGAKERGVLIPAASDFEAVTGKGVKGLVEGRTVALGNAAMMDDLSIDRSPLAADADRLASEGKTPMFVAADGRLAGIVAVADPVKETTAAAIRALHDSGLRIIMATGDNERTAAAVAATLGIDDVRAGILPEGKKYLVDELRRNGAQVAMAGDGVNDAPALAAADVGIAMGTGADVAVESAGITLVKGDLTGIVRARHLSRATIRNIKQNLFFAFVYNALGVPVAAGVLYPVFGVLLSPMIAAAAMSLSSVSVIANALRLRTVKL; encoded by the coding sequence ATGGAAAAGCCGGTTTCAGAACAAGTCCCTCTCGTTCACCGAGACCCTGTCTGTGGAATGCGTACAGATAAATTTTCCGATGCGCGATCGGTATTGTACGACGAACACACATACTGTTTCTGCAGTGACCTTTGCCAAACGAAATTCTCCGACGATCCGCAGGCGTATCTCACGGCCGAGGATCCGGTCTGCGGCATGATCATTGAGCGCGCCGCATCGCCGTACGTGGTCAATCGTGACAGCTTGCAGCACTTCTTCTGCTCAAAGACCTGTCACGACAAATTCCAAGCCAATCCGGCGCATTACTTGCAAAGCGGGAAGGCCGCACCGATGCCGGAAGGTACGCAGTACACCTGCCCTATGCACCCGGAGATCGTCCGGGACGCGCCAGGCTCCTGCCCCATCTGCGGCATGGCGTTGGAACCCATGGGCGTGCCGACCGGCGACGAGGGTCCCAATCCGGAACTTGTCGACTTCACGCGCCGGTTCTGGGTCAGCGCCGCCCTTTCGGTCCCGCTAATTGCGATCACCATGGGACCGATGGTTGGACTGCCGTTTCGCGACTGGATGGGCCACCAAACGGCCATCTGGATCGAGTTCTTCCTAGCCACGCCCGTTGTGCTGTGGGCCGCCCTGCCATTCTTCGCCCGGGCCCGGCAATCTTTCGTCAACCGCAGCCCGAATATGTGGACGCTGATCGGTCTCGGCGTCGGCGCCGCCTATCTGTATAGCGTGGTTGCGACTTTTTTCCCCGGCGCCTTCCCAGCGTCCTTTCGCATGCACGGTGGCCAGGTGCCAGTCTACTACGAGGCAGCCGCGGTCATCATCACCTTGGTCTTCCTCGGGCAGGTGCTGGAATTGCGCGCCCGTGAGCGCACCGGCTCGGCGATCAGGGCGTTGCTCGACCTCGCGCCGAAGACAGCGCTCCGGATCAGGGACGACGGCGACGAGGAGGAGGTGCCGCTCGACGCCGTCGTCGGCGGCGACAGGCTGCGGATCCGGCCGGGCGACAGCGTGCCCGTCGACGGCAAGGTGGTCGAAGGCCGCTCCTCAGTCGACGAGTCGATGATCTCTGGCGAGCCGGTGCCCGTCGAGAAGGTCGCAGGCGACCCACTGACCGGCGGCACGCTGAACAAGAACGGCACGTTGGTGATGGATGCCGAACGCGTCGGTTCCGAAACCATGTTGTCGCGCATCGTCGAGATGGTGGCGAAGGCACAGCGCTCGCGCGCGCCGATCCAGGGCCTCGCTGACCGGGTGTCGTTTTACTTCGTTCCCACCGTCGTCGTGATCGCAGTCATCGCCTTCATCGTTTGGGCGGTTGCTGGCCCGTCGCCGAGCATGATCTTCGCGTTTGTCTCAGCTGTCTCGGTCCTCATTATCGCCTGTCCCTGCGCGCTTGGCCTTGCGACGCCGATGTCAATCATGACGGCGACAGGCCGCGGCGCGCAAGCGGGCGTGCTGATCAAGGATGCAGAAGCGTTGGAGCGGTTCGCCAAGGTGGACACGCTGATCGTCGACAAGACCGGAACCCTAACCGAGGGCCGACCGAACCTGACCGACCTGGTGACCGCGCAAGGCATTTCTGAGGACGACCTGCTGCGGCTGGCCGCAGGCCTGGAACGCGGTTCGGAGCATCCGCTCGCTGAAGCGATCGTTGCCGGAGCAAAGGAGCGCGGCGTGCTGATCCCGGCCGCAAGCGACTTCGAGGCGGTGACGGGGAAGGGTGTGAAGGGCCTAGTCGAGGGCCGGACGGTCGCACTCGGCAATGCCGCGATGATGGACGACCTGTCGATCGATCGGTCGCCGCTTGCCGCCGACGCCGACCGCCTTGCGTCGGAGGGCAAGACGCCGATGTTCGTCGCAGCTGACGGCCGGCTTGCCGGCATCGTCGCCGTCGCCGATCCGGTCAAGGAAACGACGGCTGCGGCGATCAGGGCGCTGCACGACAGTGGCCTCAGGATCATCATGGCGACGGGCGACAACGAGCGGACCGCAGCAGCCGTCGCGGCGACACTCGGCATCGACGACGTGCGGGCCGGAATCCTCCCCGAAGGCAAGAAGTATCTCGTCGACGAACTCCGCCGCAACGGCGCGCAAGTCGCGATGGCCGGCGACGGGGTCAATGATGCGCCGGCGCTCGCTGCCGCCGATGTCGGGATAGCGATGGGAACGGGCGCCGACGTGGCCGTCGAGAGCGCGGGCATCACGCTGGTCAAGGGCGATCTGACAGGCATTGTTCGGGCGCGACACCTCTCCCGCGCCACGATCCGTAACATCAAGCAGAATCTGTTCTTCGCGTTCGTGTATAATGCGCTCGGCGTACCGGTTGCGGCCGGCGTTCTCTACCCGGTCTTCGGCGTGCTCCTATCGCCAATGATTGCCGCCGCCGCAATGAGCTTGTCTTCGGTCTCCGTCATCGCCAACGCGCTGCGGTTGAGGACGGTGAAGCTTTAA